From one Lotus japonicus ecotype B-129 chromosome 3, LjGifu_v1.2 genomic stretch:
- the LOC130744587 gene encoding protein ULTRAPETALA 1-like has product MEYTGTLKRSKHLVLQDDGGYVINFNEEELKTIQDFKRGNDYIEVYCGTTNKKYGDFAGRLRINGKGQFLITCQCCSECTLENLTPEEFEKHAGKEGGGKWKNNIWVHEEKEDRVPISKTPLLQYYTHQANVSNWIDSVNRKRNFHRDEFICCSSCNKRRKFRLNCRDEIRIYHAAMNNKMWSCSDWPYQK; this is encoded by the exons ATGGAATACACAGGAACATTGAAACGAAGTAAACATCTTGTGTTGCAAGATGATGGTGGTTATGTGATAAATTTCAATGAAGAAGAGCTCAAAACCATCCAAGACTTCAAGAGAGGAAATGACTATATTGAAGTTTATTGTGGCACTACAAACAAAAAATACGGAGATTTTGCTGGGAGGCTAAGAATCAATGGGAAAGGCCAATTTCTCATCACTTGTCAGTGTTGCTCTGAGTGTACTCTAG AGAATTTGACTCCAGAAGAATTTGAGAAACATGCTGGAAAAGAAGGGGGTGGAAAATGGAAAAACAACATCTGGGTTCATGAGGAAAAAGAGGACAGAGTTCCAATTTCAAAGACACCTTTGTTACAATATTACACACATCAAGCAAACGTGTCTAACTGGATAGATTCTGTGAACCGGAAGCGAAACTTTCACAGGGATGAATTCATTTGCTGTTCAAGCTGCAACAAGAGGCGCAAGTTTCGTCTCAACTGCAGGGACGAAATCCGCATCTACCATGCTGCTATGAACAACAAAATGTGGAGTTGTTCTGATTGGCCTTATCAGAAGTAA